The Gimibacter soli genome includes a region encoding these proteins:
- a CDS encoding DUF1192 domain-containing protein, with protein MMDFDDLPRKKTGPLFDLEKEDISTLGVEELDDRILRLKAEISRAETAKAARGASRAAAEALFKS; from the coding sequence ATGATGGATTTCGACGACCTGCCCCGAAAGAAGACCGGCCCCCTTTTCGATCTTGAAAAGGAAGACATCAGCACGCTGGGCGTCGAGGAACTTGATGACCGCATCCTGCGCCTGAAAGCCGAAATCTCCCGCGCCGAGACCGCGAAAGCCGCCCGTGGCGCCTCCCGCGCCGCGGCCGAGGCGCTGTTCAAGTCCTGA
- a CDS encoding MarR family winged helix-turn-helix transcriptional regulator, whose amino-acid sequence MNNISNRTLGTLIRHLLAHLDGDVQAAYDELGVPFRPRFYPIVQFLLANGQAGVNEIAAHIGVSQPAATQTLGEMKKLGLIAIEPGEDRRHKQVSLTDAGLSLAARLASLWQAVHTAADSLDREIGTSLSDLLGRTLEALERQSFLTRIHAACPPESENK is encoded by the coding sequence ATGAATAATATATCCAACCGTACCCTCGGCACCCTGATCCGCCACCTGCTCGCCCATCTCGACGGCGACGTGCAGGCCGCCTATGACGAACTCGGCGTACCCTTCCGCCCGCGCTTCTACCCCATTGTCCAGTTCCTGCTGGCGAACGGCCAGGCGGGGGTGAATGAGATCGCGGCACACATCGGTGTCAGCCAGCCGGCGGCGACCCAGACCCTTGGCGAGATGAAAAAGCTTGGCCTCATTGCAATCGAGCCCGGCGAAGATCGCCGCCATAAACAGGTGAGCCTGACAGACGCCGGGCTATCGCTCGCCGCGCGCCTTGCAAGCCTGTGGCAAGCCGTGCACACGGCGGCCGACAGTCTCGACCGCGAGATCGGCACCAGCCTGTCGGATTTACTTGGCCGGACGCTCGAAGCCCTCGAACGGCAATCCTTCCTCACCCGCATTCACGCAGCATGCCCCCCGGAAAGCGAAAACAAATGA
- a CDS encoding S41 family peptidase, with protein MIRHTLAACLLFTSFTGAASAATLTPADIHNVVANAANLLEKRYVDPDLGARLARDIRNQSAIWEKEQDPEALARKVTDWLRAASGDGHLGLGYSKEALTDTAAEEDFSAAEMDRWYGPQINHGIEKIERLEGNVMLIDLRVFPPASMAGDIFSAAMALVAQGDALIIDLRKNGGGAETVNLVTGYLLDGARPLSGIYNRPSDTMQANVSPSWVPGRRFGGTKPLYILTSHRTFSAAEALAYDLQALGRATIVGEVTGGGAHPYEMRRVHDHFTLDLPEGRSVNPITGGNWQGTGVQPDVRIPADKALETALRLAHEKLGRAE; from the coding sequence ATGATCAGACACACCCTCGCTGCCTGCCTTCTTTTCACGTCGTTTACCGGCGCCGCATCGGCTGCCACGCTCACCCCAGCTGACATCCACAATGTCGTGGCGAATGCCGCGAACCTCCTTGAGAAGCGCTATGTGGACCCCGATCTGGGCGCCCGGCTGGCGCGGGACATCCGCAACCAGTCAGCCATTTGGGAAAAAGAACAGGACCCGGAAGCCCTCGCCCGCAAGGTAACCGACTGGCTGCGCGCGGCGTCCGGCGACGGGCACCTCGGCCTCGGCTACAGTAAGGAAGCCCTGACAGACACCGCAGCAGAAGAAGACTTTTCCGCCGCCGAGATGGACCGCTGGTATGGCCCGCAGATCAACCACGGCATCGAGAAGATCGAGCGGCTTGAAGGCAATGTGATGCTGATCGACCTCCGCGTCTTTCCGCCGGCCTCGATGGCGGGCGATATATTTTCGGCGGCCATGGCCCTTGTGGCACAAGGCGACGCATTGATCATCGACCTGCGCAAAAATGGCGGCGGGGCTGAAACGGTCAATCTGGTGACGGGATACCTGCTGGACGGCGCCCGCCCCTTGAGCGGCATCTATAATCGCCCAAGCGATACGATGCAGGCCAACGTTTCGCCAAGCTGGGTACCCGGTCGCCGGTTCGGCGGCACCAAGCCCCTTTATATCCTGACCTCACACCGCACCTTCTCCGCCGCCGAGGCACTCGCCTACGACCTGCAGGCGCTGGGCCGTGCGACTATCGTTGGCGAAGTGACCGGCGGCGGCGCCCATCCCTATGAGATGCGGCGGGTGCATGACCATTTCACGCTCGACCTGCCGGAGGGCCGGTCGGTCAATCCCATCACCGGCGGCAACTGGCAAGGCACAGGCGTACAGCCTGACGTGCGCATACCCGCCGACAAGGCCTTGGAAACCGCCTTGCGGCTGGCACATGAAAAACTGGGCCGCGCGGAATAG
- a CDS encoding DMT family protein, whose protein sequence is MALALPVPAVTIGLLLLSNIFMTVAWYGHLKFKAAPLITVILISWGIAFFEYLLQVPANRIGHSVMSAAELKTIQEVISLTVFAVFSILVLKEPLSWNHALGFSLIAAGAACIFYKG, encoded by the coding sequence ATGGCGCTTGCCCTGCCTGTGCCCGCCGTCACCATCGGCCTTCTGCTTCTCTCCAACATTTTCATGACCGTCGCCTGGTACGGGCACCTCAAGTTCAAGGCTGCACCGCTCATCACGGTCATCCTGATCAGCTGGGGGATCGCCTTTTTCGAATATCTGCTGCAGGTGCCAGCCAACCGCATCGGCCACAGCGTCATGAGCGCGGCGGAGCTGAAGACGATACAGGAAGTGATCTCCCTGACCGTCTTCGCCGTTTTCTCAATTCTCGTTCTGAAGGAACCGCTCAGCTGGAACCACGCGCTCGGCTTCTCGCTGATCGCGGCAGGGGCCGCCTGCATTTTCTACAAGGGCTGA
- a CDS encoding Hsp20 family protein, giving the protein MRTFDLTPLLSRSVGFDHLNRLLDSAFQSDATQAAYPPYNIEKLGDDDYKITLAVAGFAPDELNVTVEKGTLIVSGRGREEEAERSFLHRGIAKRAFERRFELADTIQVGEASFENGLLEVALKRVIPDHMKPRQVTIRGAAKSGPKTIEADAA; this is encoded by the coding sequence ATGCGTACTTTCGACCTTACCCCGCTCCTGTCCCGCTCTGTCGGCTTTGACCATCTGAACCGCCTGCTTGATTCGGCGTTCCAGAGCGACGCGACCCAGGCAGCCTACCCCCCGTACAATATCGAAAAACTGGGCGACGATGATTACAAGATCACCTTGGCCGTTGCCGGTTTTGCCCCTGACGAACTGAATGTGACCGTCGAGAAGGGCACGCTCATTGTCTCCGGCCGTGGCCGTGAAGAAGAAGCCGAGCGTTCCTTCCTGCACCGTGGCATCGCCAAGCGCGCCTTCGAGCGCCGCTTCGAACTGGCGGACACGATCCAGGTTGGTGAAGCCTCGTTCGAAAACGGCCTTCTTGAAGTGGCCCTGAAGCGCGTGATCCCCGATCACATGAAGCCGCGTCAGGTGACCATTCGCGGTGCCGCCAAATCCGGCCCGAAAACCATTGAGGCTGACGCCGCCTGA
- the rpmE gene encoding 50S ribosomal protein L31 — MKQGIHPDYHTIKVVMTDGTTYETRSTWGAEGDSMTLEIDPKSHPAWTGGTRTVGEGGQVARFKKRFGSFSLNK, encoded by the coding sequence ATGAAACAAGGTATTCACCCCGACTACCACACGATCAAAGTCGTGATGACCGACGGGACGACCTACGAGACGCGCTCCACCTGGGGTGCTGAAGGCGACAGCATGACGCTTGAGATCGACCCGAAGTCGCACCCGGCCTGGACCGGTGGCACCCGTACGGTTGGTGAAGGCGGCCAGGTTGCGCGCTTCAAGAAGCGCTTCGGCAGCTTCTCGCTCAACAAGTAA
- a CDS encoding ABC transporter transmembrane domain-containing protein: MTDSAVRLEHEAPKAPVRKVKGLWRFIRPYKKELALALLFLVIGAATVLVLPSAMQGIVDQGFSTEDAHTVDRYFFIFIGLVVVMAASTAFRFYFVTWLGERVVADIRKAVYERLITLSPEYFEENRPGEIVSRLTADTTLVQNIVGSSASVWARNLLIAVIGTAWLFIMSPKLMASIAIVIPIVLFILIWVGRKVRTLSRKSQDRVADVGAQANETLGALNIVQAFTREDTEAQRFGSRVDDAFRMARLRIMVRAGLTAALIFLIFGAITLVLYEGVQDVIEGAMTGGQILEFIMRAIFVAGAFGALSEVYSDLQRAAGAAGRLSELLHAESKIVAPDNPLPMPATVQGDIAFENVTFAYPTKLTMPALKDFNLHIKAGETVALVGPSGAGKTTVLQLLLRFYDPQSGRVTIDGVPIHETLPADFRAHLAFVPQETIIFADTIAENIRYGRLDATDEEVREAAKAAAALDFIEKSPEGFDTVLGERGTRLSGGQRQRLAIARAILRDAPILLLDEATSALDAESELKVQEALEHLMQGRTTLVIAHRLATVKKADRIIVMDDGGIIAEGTHEELSRTDGLYKRLADLQFGEVA; encoded by the coding sequence ATGACCGACAGCGCCGTCCGCCTAGAGCATGAAGCCCCGAAAGCCCCGGTTCGCAAGGTGAAGGGCCTGTGGCGCTTCATCCGCCCCTATAAGAAAGAGCTGGCACTTGCCCTGCTGTTTCTGGTGATCGGCGCGGCCACCGTGCTGGTGCTGCCCTCGGCGATGCAGGGTATTGTCGACCAGGGCTTCTCCACCGAAGACGCCCACACTGTGGACCGGTATTTCTTCATTTTCATCGGATTGGTTGTCGTGATGGCGGCCTCCACCGCGTTCCGATTCTATTTCGTCACCTGGCTTGGCGAACGCGTCGTCGCTGATATCCGCAAAGCGGTGTATGAGCGGCTGATCACCCTCAGCCCCGAGTATTTTGAAGAGAATCGCCCCGGCGAAATCGTCAGCCGCCTGACGGCCGATACCACCCTTGTGCAGAATATCGTCGGTTCGTCGGCCAGTGTGTGGGCACGGAACCTTCTGATCGCCGTGATCGGCACGGCGTGGCTTTTCATCATGTCGCCGAAGCTGATGGCCTCGATCGCCATCGTCATCCCGATTGTCCTTTTCATCCTGATCTGGGTCGGCCGCAAGGTCCGCACCCTGTCGCGCAAGAGCCAGGACCGCGTGGCCGATGTGGGCGCGCAGGCCAATGAAACCTTGGGCGCGCTCAATATCGTGCAGGCTTTCACCCGCGAAGATACCGAGGCACAGCGCTTCGGCAGTCGTGTGGACGATGCCTTCCGCATGGCGCGCCTGCGCATCATGGTGCGGGCGGGGCTGACCGCTGCGCTGATCTTCCTCATCTTCGGCGCCATCACACTCGTCCTTTATGAAGGCGTGCAGGATGTGATCGAAGGCGCGATGACGGGCGGCCAGATCCTCGAGTTCATCATGCGGGCCATCTTCGTGGCCGGTGCCTTCGGGGCGCTTTCGGAAGTCTATAGTGACCTGCAGCGCGCCGCCGGTGCGGCCGGGCGCCTGTCCGAACTTCTGCATGCCGAATCGAAGATTGTGGCGCCCGACAATCCGCTGCCGATGCCGGCTACAGTGCAGGGCGATATCGCGTTCGAGAATGTCACCTTCGCCTACCCGACAAAGCTGACCATGCCGGCCCTCAAGGATTTCAACCTGCATATCAAGGCAGGTGAAACCGTGGCGCTTGTCGGCCCCTCGGGCGCGGGCAAAACGACCGTCCTGCAGCTTCTGCTGCGCTTCTACGATCCGCAATCGGGCCGCGTGACCATCGACGGCGTGCCGATCCATGAAACGCTTCCCGCCGATTTCCGCGCGCACCTCGCTTTCGTGCCGCAGGAGACGATCATCTTCGCCGATACCATCGCCGAAAACATCCGCTATGGCCGCCTTGACGCGACGGACGAGGAAGTCCGCGAAGCCGCGAAGGCCGCCGCAGCACTCGATTTTATCGAGAAAAGCCCCGAAGGCTTTGATACGGTCCTTGGTGAACGCGGCACCCGTCTTTCGGGCGGCCAGCGCCAGCGCCTTGCCATCGCCCGCGCCATCCTGCGCGACGCGCCGATCCTGCTTCTGGATGAAGCCACCTCGGCGCTTGATGCCGAAAGCGAGCTGAAGGTTCAGGAAGCGCTCGAACATCTGATGCAGGGCCGCACCACGCTGGTGATCGCGCACCGGCTGGCAACGGTGAAGAAGGCTGACCGTATCATCGTGATGGACGACGGCGGCATCATCGCCGAAGGCACGCACGAAGAGCTTTCCCGTACCGACGGCCTCTACAAGCGCCTCGCCGACCTGCAGTTCGGGGAGGTGGCTTAA
- a CDS encoding serine hydrolase domain-containing protein: MKRFAAALMTLCLSAAAVAETTLDDVAARLKKGEYKGVTGALVSVGGKLVLNVPDAGASAGGRQDIRSATKSITAILVGELIEDGSLKSVKTPVSKLLPDLYKGMAKDDPRREITVEDLLTMRSGLACNDWVPASLGNEERMYVTSDWSAFVVGLPRAYERGEHFSYCTGGVVLLGRVIDALSGSDVPTFADERLFHPLGIRNAKWEGTPEGHTDTGGHLRVEIEALLKIGQLVHAGGVWEGKQLIAPDWIKAMTGFQTRLYERRETYGYLWWRNEGRVKDKPVSITYAHGNGGNFIVIVPEIDLVAAFTGRNYNKPEQFTPMRMLGEEIIPALLAE, translated from the coding sequence ATGAAGCGTTTCGCGGCGGCCCTGATGACGCTCTGCCTGTCGGCGGCAGCCGTGGCGGAGACAACGCTTGATGATGTCGCTGCGCGGCTGAAGAAGGGCGAATACAAGGGCGTGACAGGCGCGCTTGTTTCGGTCGGTGGCAAGCTGGTGCTCAATGTGCCGGACGCTGGCGCCAGTGCCGGTGGCCGCCAGGATATCCGTTCCGCTACCAAAAGCATCACGGCGATCCTTGTGGGCGAACTGATCGAGGATGGCAGCCTTAAAAGTGTGAAGACGCCGGTCTCCAAACTGCTGCCCGATCTTTACAAGGGCATGGCCAAGGATGATCCGCGCCGCGAGATCACGGTTGAAGACCTTCTCACCATGCGCTCGGGCCTTGCCTGCAACGACTGGGTGCCTGCCTCGCTTGGCAATGAGGAACGCATGTATGTCACAAGCGACTGGAGCGCCTTCGTGGTGGGGCTGCCGCGCGCCTACGAGCGGGGCGAGCATTTCAGCTATTGTACCGGCGGTGTTGTCCTGCTTGGCCGGGTAATTGATGCCCTTTCAGGCTCTGATGTGCCGACCTTCGCGGACGAACGGCTGTTTCATCCGCTTGGCATCCGCAACGCCAAATGGGAGGGCACCCCCGAAGGCCATACCGACACGGGCGGGCATTTGCGGGTGGAGATCGAAGCGCTTCTGAAAATCGGTCAACTGGTGCATGCAGGCGGCGTGTGGGAAGGCAAGCAGCTGATCGCGCCGGACTGGATCAAGGCGATGACCGGCTTCCAGACGCGCCTATATGAGCGCCGCGAAACATACGGCTATCTCTGGTGGCGCAATGAGGGCAGGGTGAAGGACAAGCCGGTCAGCATCACCTACGCCCACGGCAATGGCGGCAATTTCATCGTCATCGTGCCGGAGATTGACCTTGTGGCCGCCTTCACGGGCCGCAACTACAACAAGCCCGAACAATTCACTCCGATGAGGATGCTGGGCGAGGAAATCATCCCCGCCCTCTTGGCTGAGTAA
- a CDS encoding peptidoglycan -binding protein, with product MIGARRRLGGDSGENVWPGFVDALSTLLLVIIFLLSLFVLAQFFLGQALSGRDKALAELRMQVLELGDLLKMEQQASAALRDSMAELSSSLEAANKDRDALSAELESTKSALASSTARLSELDAAASALGIEAADLKSRYATASEELEREKALSESARRQVETLQRSITALREQLARLEAALQASEERDQRNQAVIVDLGRRLNRALAAKVDELAGYRSEFFGRLKEVLANRPEVRIEGDRFVFASELLFESGSAELGPEGRAEMRKFAETLLTISRELPSDLDWVLRVDGHTDKRPISTARFRNNWELSTARAVSVVEFLVEQGVEPHRLAAAGFGEHHPLDPADNTYAYARNRRIEMRLDQR from the coding sequence ATGATCGGCGCCCGGCGACGGCTAGGAGGCGATTCCGGCGAGAATGTCTGGCCGGGATTTGTGGACGCGCTGTCCACGCTGTTGCTCGTCATCATCTTCCTTCTGTCGCTGTTTGTGCTGGCGCAGTTCTTTCTGGGACAGGCGCTTTCGGGGCGCGACAAGGCGCTCGCCGAACTCAGGATGCAGGTGCTGGAACTTGGCGACCTTCTGAAGATGGAACAGCAGGCCTCGGCGGCACTCCGCGACAGCATGGCCGAGCTTTCATCCTCGCTTGAAGCCGCAAACAAGGACCGGGACGCGCTGAGTGCTGAACTTGAAAGCACCAAATCGGCGCTTGCGAGCTCCACTGCACGGCTCTCCGAGCTTGATGCGGCTGCCAGCGCGCTTGGGATCGAGGCCGCTGACCTCAAATCCAGATACGCGACCGCGAGCGAAGAGCTGGAACGCGAAAAGGCCCTGTCCGAAAGTGCGCGGCGGCAGGTTGAAACCCTGCAGCGCAGTATCACCGCCCTTCGCGAACAGCTGGCACGCCTTGAAGCAGCCCTGCAGGCGAGCGAGGAACGCGACCAGCGCAATCAGGCGGTGATTGTTGACCTCGGCCGCCGGCTCAACCGGGCACTTGCCGCCAAGGTTGATGAGCTTGCCGGTTACCGGTCGGAATTTTTCGGACGGCTGAAGGAAGTGCTCGCCAACCGGCCCGAGGTGCGGATCGAAGGCGACCGGTTTGTGTTCGCGTCCGAGTTGCTGTTCGAAAGCGGTTCGGCCGAGCTTGGCCCTGAAGGCCGTGCCGAGATGCGCAAGTTTGCCGAAACGCTTCTTACCATCTCGCGCGAGCTGCCGTCCGATCTCGACTGGGTTCTTCGGGTAGATGGTCACACCGACAAACGCCCGATCAGCACAGCGCGCTTCCGCAACAACTGGGAGCTTTCAACCGCGCGGGCCGTTTCGGTTGTCGAGTTTCTGGTGGAGCAGGGCGTGGAGCCGCACCGGCTGGCAGCGGCGGGCTTCGGCGAACATCATCCGCTTGACCCTGCCGACAACACCTATGCCTATGCGCGCAACCGCCGTATCGAAATGAGGCTCGACCAGCGATGA
- a CDS encoding aldose epimerase family protein codes for MPVETALPGITREPFGTLSDGRPASLYRLSDGGSFTVSITEYGARIVSLTTPDRDGRLADVVLGFDSIADYEADRAYIGCVAGRYANRIGGSCFTIDGTEYRLTANEGPNQLHGGPDGFDKRFWTAEMLEGAALRLTLGSPDGDNGFPGTLNASVTYRITAPGTLTVDYEATTDKATLVNLTQHSYFNLDGHAAGSTLGHDLMIAADRYLPVDGANLPLEPEAVSGTDFDFRETRPVRGHYDHNWIVAERFAPGAVQAVATLSSPRSGRRMTVLTDKPGLQFYTGHHLPGAEGKEGAVYGQCAGLCLETQLFPDSPNHPDWPSAILRPGGKYHSRTVFAFDTIT; via the coding sequence ATGCCTGTTGAAACCGCCCTGCCGGGCATAACCCGCGAGCCCTTCGGCACCCTGAGCGATGGCCGTCCGGCGAGCCTGTACCGCCTGTCGGATGGCGGCAGCTTCACAGTCAGCATCACCGAATACGGCGCCCGGATCGTTTCGCTGACCACCCCCGACCGCGACGGCCGGCTTGCGGATGTCGTGCTGGGCTTTGACAGCATCGCCGACTACGAGGCCGACCGCGCCTATATCGGCTGCGTGGCCGGGCGTTATGCCAACCGGATCGGCGGCAGCTGCTTCACGATTGACGGCACCGAATACCGACTCACCGCCAACGAAGGACCAAACCAGCTGCACGGCGGGCCAGATGGTTTCGACAAACGGTTCTGGACCGCTGAAATGCTGGAGGGCGCTGCCCTCCGGCTGACGCTTGGAAGCCCCGACGGCGACAATGGCTTCCCCGGCACGCTGAACGCCAGCGTCACCTACCGCATCACCGCACCCGGCACGCTTACTGTCGACTATGAGGCGACGACCGACAAGGCCACGCTCGTGAACCTCACCCAGCACAGCTATTTCAATCTGGATGGGCATGCGGCGGGATCAACCCTCGGGCACGACCTGATGATTGCTGCCGACCGCTATCTTCCAGTGGACGGCGCAAACCTGCCGCTTGAGCCAGAAGCCGTTTCAGGCACCGACTTCGACTTCCGCGAAACCCGCCCCGTGCGCGGCCATTATGACCATAACTGGATCGTCGCGGAGCGGTTTGCCCCGGGCGCGGTTCAGGCAGTCGCCACCCTTTCATCGCCCCGAAGCGGACGCCGGATGACCGTGTTGACCGACAAACCGGGCCTGCAGTTCTACACGGGTCACCACCTGCCGGGAGCCGAGGGGAAAGAGGGCGCCGTCTATGGCCAGTGCGCCGGCCTGTGCCTTGAAACGCAGCTGTTCCCCGACAGCCCCAACCACCCGGATTGGCCCTCCGCCATCCTGCGACCCGGCGGAAAATACCACTCAAGGACGGTATTCGCCTTCGATACAATAACTTAA
- a CDS encoding substrate-binding periplasmic protein, whose protein sequence is MRWLCNWALAAGCFAFPLQAADPLTIAYPERKPYHYTDEHGTPTGLLTDVLKKALVAAEIEARFVVMPTQRALALVRQTDPICSISWFKTPDRQPYARFSIPIWQDAPHVLVARAEHRDLLSRFSLMRDIHFDTPVRIGVIDNVSYGPFLDDIFRLQGRGFTLVKLVNNDANMYRMLDQGRFDLMVASELDLAAGLAAAELPTTHVAAQSYPDIPPGGKRRMMCSKAVDAALIDRLDAALRPLVPPEILD, encoded by the coding sequence ATGAGGTGGCTTTGCAATTGGGCACTCGCGGCGGGATGCTTTGCGTTCCCCCTTCAGGCTGCCGATCCCCTGACCATCGCCTACCCTGAACGGAAGCCCTATCACTATACGGACGAGCACGGCACCCCGACTGGATTGCTGACCGATGTGCTGAAAAAGGCGCTTGTGGCGGCAGAAATCGAGGCACGCTTTGTGGTGATGCCAACCCAACGCGCGCTGGCTTTGGTCCGTCAGACGGACCCTATCTGCAGCATCAGCTGGTTCAAAACCCCAGACCGCCAGCCCTACGCCCGCTTCAGCATTCCCATCTGGCAGGATGCCCCGCATGTGCTGGTAGCACGCGCCGAACACCGCGATCTTCTATCCCGCTTCAGCCTGATGCGGGATATCCATTTCGACACGCCGGTCAGGATCGGCGTGATCGACAATGTGTCCTACGGGCCGTTTCTGGACGATATCTTCCGGCTGCAGGGGCGTGGCTTCACCCTCGTTAAGCTCGTCAATAACGATGCCAACATGTACCGGATGCTCGATCAGGGCCGGTTTGACCTGATGGTCGCCTCCGAGCTTGATCTGGCCGCAGGGCTTGCGGCGGCTGAACTGCCCACCACACATGTTGCGGCGCAGAGTTACCCGGATATTCCGCCGGGCGGCAAGCGCCGCATGATGTGCTCGAAAGCCGTGGACGCCGCCCTGATTGACCGGCTGGACGCGGCCCTCAGGCCGCTCGTGCCACCCGAAATCCTCGACTGA
- a CDS encoding glutathione S-transferase family protein encodes MSEPVTIIGSPVSPYVRKAMIALEVKGVPYRIDPQIPFLTPPEFTQISPLRRVPVYLDGPFVLNDSSVICEYLEETHGGTPLYPAEPRWRAKARWFEEYADDHLGRNVVFGLFFQKVIRPFVLKEEGDKEMIRKAEEETLPAALDYLEGVLPEVGFLFGDRPMMADFAMSTMLLNARYAGFEVDAARWPTVAGWRDRCFKAEPLARLHALSDTLMTTRRNDMQGVIDAYLAERQSAA; translated from the coding sequence ATGTCTGAACCCGTAACCATTATCGGCAGCCCGGTTTCACCCTATGTCAGGAAGGCGATGATCGCCCTTGAAGTGAAGGGCGTGCCATACCGGATCGATCCGCAGATCCCGTTCCTGACACCGCCGGAGTTTACCCAGATCAGCCCGCTGCGCCGGGTGCCCGTGTATCTGGACGGTCCGTTCGTACTGAACGATTCGTCTGTCATCTGTGAGTATCTTGAAGAAACCCATGGCGGCACCCCGCTTTACCCCGCCGAACCGCGCTGGCGCGCCAAGGCCCGCTGGTTTGAGGAATATGCCGACGACCATCTCGGCCGGAATGTTGTGTTCGGCCTCTTCTTCCAGAAAGTGATCCGCCCCTTCGTGCTGAAGGAAGAAGGCGACAAGGAAATGATCCGCAAGGCAGAGGAGGAAACCCTGCCGGCTGCGCTTGATTATCTTGAAGGCGTGCTCCCGGAGGTCGGCTTCCTGTTCGGTGACCGGCCGATGATGGCGGATTTTGCCATGTCGACGATGCTTCTGAACGCGCGCTATGCCGGGTTTGAGGTTGATGCCGCCCGCTGGCCGACGGTCGCCGGTTGGCGCGACCGCTGCTTCAAGGCCGAGCCGCTGGCCCGCCTGCATGCGCTTTCCGACACGCTTATGACCACCCGCCGCAATGATATGCAGGGTGTGATCGACGCCTATCTCGCCGAGCGTCAGTCGGCGGCCTGA
- a CDS encoding inositol monophosphatase family protein yields MSRRSPLMNVIVSAVMKASRNLRRDFGEVEQLQVSKKGPADFVSAADKRTEKALYEELSRGRPDFGFLMEEHGEIPGKREDVRFIIDPLDGTTNFLHGLPHFALSVAVEEKGEIVAGVVYNPIVDELFWAEKGQGAYLNDTRLRVSGRDKMEAALLATGIPFKGKDGHDTFQAELAEFAPNVAGIRRFGAASLDLAYVAAGRFDGYWEDNLQSWDIAAGILIVKEAGGYVSDITGGQDMLKSGSVIAANDRLHAPMERVIKRARRGAAKTA; encoded by the coding sequence ATGTCGCGCCGTTCTCCCCTGATGAATGTCATCGTTTCCGCCGTCATGAAAGCGAGCCGTAACCTGCGCCGCGATTTCGGCGAGGTGGAACAGCTGCAGGTCTCCAAAAAGGGCCCCGCGGATTTCGTATCGGCTGCTGACAAGCGCACCGAAAAAGCCCTCTATGAAGAATTGTCGCGCGGTCGCCCCGATTTCGGCTTCCTGATGGAAGAGCATGGCGAAATCCCCGGCAAGCGCGAAGACGTGCGCTTCATCATCGATCCCCTTGATGGCACCACCAACTTCCTGCACGGCCTGCCGCACTTCGCGCTTTCCGTCGCCGTGGAAGAAAAAGGCGAGATCGTCGCCGGTGTTGTCTATAACCCCATCGTTGATGAACTGTTCTGGGCCGAAAAAGGCCAGGGCGCCTACCTGAATGACACGCGCCTGCGCGTTTCGGGCCGCGACAAGATGGAAGCAGCCCTTCTCGCCACCGGCATCCCCTTCAAGGGCAAGGACGGTCACGACACCTTCCAGGCCGAGCTTGCCGAATTCGCCCCGAATGTCGCCGGCATCCGTCGGTTTGGCGCAGCTTCCCTTGATCTTGCCTATGTTGCCGCCGGTCGTTTCGACGGTTACTGGGAAGACAATCTGCAGTCATGGGACATCGCGGCCGGCATCCTGATCGTCAAGGAAGCGGGCGGCTATGTGTCCGATATTACAGGCGGGCAGGACATGCTGAAGTCGGGCTCGGTGATCGCTGCGAACGACCGCCTGCATGCGCCGATGGAACGCGTGATCAAACGCGCCCGCCGCGGTGCTGCCAAGACGGCCTGA